Proteins encoded together in one Laribacter hongkongensis DSM 14985 window:
- the ubiA gene encoding 4-hydroxybenzoate octaprenyltransferase produces MNRQRLLDYCQLMRIDKPIGTLLLLWPTLWALWLAADGLPPLDILAIFVAGTFLMRAAGCVVNDLADRDIDGAVERTRQRPFARGAVTPREALLLAAGLALLALLIALPLNRLALLLTLPALFLAVTYPFTKRFFPIPQAYLGLAFGFGIPMAFAAVQGHIPPEGWWLFVANIFWVLAYDTCYAITDKPDDLKIGIRTSAITFGRFDVAAVALCQGLFLLLMAMLGRHLHLGWPFTAGLAVAAALIGVQLARIRSRDRAVCFAAFLDNNRVGLAVFAGIVLSLHWPAL; encoded by the coding sequence ATGAATCGCCAACGCCTGCTCGACTACTGCCAGCTCATGCGGATCGACAAACCCATCGGCACCCTGCTGCTGCTGTGGCCCACGCTGTGGGCCCTGTGGCTGGCGGCGGATGGACTGCCGCCACTCGACATCCTGGCGATCTTCGTCGCCGGTACGTTCCTGATGCGGGCGGCGGGTTGCGTCGTCAACGACCTTGCCGACCGTGACATCGACGGCGCGGTCGAGCGCACGCGCCAGCGTCCGTTTGCCCGCGGTGCCGTCACGCCGCGCGAAGCCTTGCTGCTGGCTGCCGGGCTGGCACTGCTGGCACTGCTGATCGCCCTGCCCCTCAACCGGCTGGCGCTGCTGCTGACGCTGCCGGCGCTGTTCCTGGCGGTGACCTATCCGTTCACCAAGCGCTTTTTTCCGATTCCGCAGGCGTATCTCGGACTGGCATTCGGCTTTGGCATCCCGATGGCGTTTGCCGCCGTACAGGGCCACATCCCGCCGGAGGGCTGGTGGCTGTTCGTGGCCAACATCTTCTGGGTGCTGGCCTACGACACCTGCTACGCCATCACCGACAAGCCGGACGACCTCAAGATCGGCATCCGGACTTCGGCCATCACCTTCGGCCGCTTTGACGTGGCGGCGGTGGCGCTGTGCCAGGGGCTGTTCCTGTTGCTGATGGCGATGCTGGGACGCCACCTGCACCTCGGCTGGCCGTTTACTGCCGGCCTGGCCGTGGCGGCAGCCTTGATCGGCGTGCAACTGGCCCGCATCCGCAGCCGCGACCGGGCAGTCTGCTTTGCCGCCTTTCTCGACAACAACCGTGTCGGGCTGGCGGTCTTTGCCGGCATCGTGCTGAGCCTGCACTGGCCAGCACTGTAA
- a CDS encoding NUDIX hydrolase codes for MAGLIDFLHTLTDCRMSELTPLSIRGEPLGALTPVWRERVLALPYFHAVADGVALGEAFQGYNDISAVLMRVARQWRDSGVLTGWRDENFTAHDLDGRPCFELERAAFRAFGLQSRAVHINGLVRNADGSWCMWVARRSPLKSVEPDKLDNLTGGGVAAGETLKAALLREGQEEAGLAPVWLSPLSALAPVFACRHVRRGLHREWLYPHDLWLPAGLVPHNTDGEVSEFVLMTPEEVLAALLDGRFMADAALVAADCLARHEGLGADSPDVLRLLHPPHLAGFTV; via the coding sequence ATGGCTGGGTTGATCGACTTTCTGCACACGCTGACGGATTGCCGGATGTCCGAGCTGACACCGCTGTCCATCCGCGGCGAACCCTTGGGGGCGCTGACGCCGGTCTGGCGCGAGCGGGTGCTGGCCCTGCCGTATTTTCATGCCGTGGCTGACGGAGTGGCCCTTGGCGAGGCCTTCCAGGGATACAACGACATCAGCGCTGTCCTCATGCGCGTGGCGCGCCAGTGGCGCGACAGCGGCGTGCTGACCGGCTGGCGCGACGAAAACTTCACCGCCCACGACCTGGACGGCCGTCCCTGTTTCGAGCTGGAGCGTGCCGCCTTTCGCGCTTTCGGCCTGCAAAGCCGTGCCGTGCACATCAACGGTCTGGTCCGCAATGCCGACGGCAGCTGGTGCATGTGGGTGGCACGGCGCAGCCCGCTCAAGTCGGTGGAGCCGGACAAGCTCGACAACCTGACCGGTGGCGGTGTGGCGGCTGGCGAAACCCTCAAGGCCGCCCTGCTGCGCGAAGGCCAGGAAGAAGCCGGCCTGGCACCGGTCTGGCTCAGCCCGCTGTCGGCCCTGGCGCCGGTCTTTGCCTGTCGCCACGTGCGGCGCGGTCTGCACCGTGAATGGCTGTATCCGCACGACCTGTGGCTGCCTGCCGGACTGGTGCCGCACAATACCGACGGTGAAGTCAGCGAATTCGTGCTGATGACGCCGGAAGAAGTCCTGGCCGCCCTGCTGGACGGACGCTTCATGGCCGATGCTGCCCTGGTGGCGGCCGACTGTCTGGCCCGGCATGAAGGGCTGGGCGCTGACAGCCCGGACGTCCTGCGCCTGCTGCATCCCCCGCATCTGGCCGGATTCACCGTATAG